A single region of the Candidatus Ancaeobacter aquaticus genome encodes:
- the mreD gene encoding rod shape-determining protein MreD produces the protein MRTFFAVCILFIIALIQSLLLFKITSWPWTPDLLLIAIVFFCLRAGWRKGLVIGVCAGIFIDTFTVGRFGAYILTYGLTGICLGLVTYKLYFENPVTQSLIVFIATIGTAVTYFSLYSIFFGISLWPLLFTRVIAQSFSNGIWAIIIFFILWRFEQKRLFNI, from the coding sequence ATGAGAACATTTTTTGCCGTATGTATATTATTTATTATTGCACTTATCCAATCGTTGCTTTTATTTAAAATCACATCTTGGCCATGGACTCCGGATTTGCTTCTTATTGCAATAGTGTTTTTTTGTCTTCGGGCTGGTTGGAGAAAAGGGCTTGTTATTGGTGTTTGTGCGGGAATATTCATTGATACCTTTACTGTAGGCCGTTTTGGTGCATATATATTAACCTATGGCCTTACCGGAATATGTCTGGGCTTAGTTACATACAAGCTTTACTTTGAAAATCCTGTCACACAATCATTGATTGTCTTTATAGCAACAATAGGCACGGCGGTTACCTATTTTAGCCTCTACAGTATTTTTTTTGGTATATCCCTGTGGCCGCTACTATTTACCAGAGTAATTGCACAATCTTTTAGTAATGGTATATGGGCAATAATAATATTTTTTATTCTCTGGAGATTTGAACAAAAAAGGCTTTTTAATATATAA